A single window of Streptococcus cristatus ATCC 51100 DNA harbors:
- a CDS encoding MalY/PatB family protein → MGSYNFETAPNRIGQHTYKWKEAEKDSQVLPAWIADMDFEVLPEIKQTVHDYADQLVYGYTYASEELIDAVLAWERDEHGYTFDKEALVFIEGVVPAISTAIQAFTKEGDAVLINTPVYPPFARSVKLNNRQLITNSLIEQDGLFQIDFEQLERDIVDNEVKIYVLCNPHNPGGRVWEEDVLEKIGRLCQKYGVLVVSDEIHQDLTLFGHKHQSFNTVSPDFKDFSLILASATKTFNIAGTKNSYAVIENPSLRQKFQKRQLANNQHEISGLGFLATEAAYRHGKPWLTELKAVLEENIDFVVDYFAKEEPRLRVMKPQGTYLVWLDFSAYGLTDDQLFHLLREEAKVVLNRGSDFGQEGKGHARLNTAAPKTMIKEICRRIAEVLAK, encoded by the coding sequence ATGGGAAGTTATAACTTTGAAACAGCACCCAATCGGATTGGTCAGCATACTTATAAATGGAAAGAGGCGGAGAAAGACAGTCAAGTCCTGCCAGCCTGGATTGCGGATATGGATTTTGAAGTCTTGCCTGAAATCAAGCAAACTGTGCATGATTACGCTGATCAGTTAGTCTATGGCTATACCTATGCTAGTGAGGAGTTGATCGATGCTGTTCTAGCTTGGGAGCGGGATGAGCATGGCTATACCTTTGACAAGGAGGCCTTGGTCTTTATCGAGGGAGTTGTCCCTGCTATTTCGACGGCTATCCAAGCCTTTACCAAGGAAGGTGATGCCGTTCTAATCAACACTCCTGTATACCCTCCTTTTGCCCGCAGTGTCAAGCTTAATAATCGTCAGCTGATTACTAATTCCTTGATAGAACAGGACGGTCTTTTTCAGATTGACTTTGAGCAGCTGGAGCGGGACATCGTAGACAATGAAGTTAAGATTTACGTGTTGTGCAATCCGCACAATCCTGGCGGTCGAGTTTGGGAAGAGGACGTTTTAGAGAAGATTGGTCGTCTCTGCCAAAAGTATGGCGTTCTCGTGGTCTCAGATGAGATTCACCAAGATTTGACGCTGTTTGGACATAAACACCAGTCTTTCAATACTGTCTCGCCTGACTTTAAGGACTTTAGCCTGATTCTAGCCAGTGCGACCAAGACATTTAATATTGCTGGTACTAAAAATTCCTATGCAGTGATTGAGAATCCTAGCTTGCGACAAAAGTTTCAAAAGCGCCAACTAGCTAATAACCAGCATGAAATTTCGGGTCTTGGTTTTCTAGCGACAGAAGCTGCCTATCGTCATGGCAAGCCTTGGTTGACAGAGCTCAAGGCTGTCTTAGAGGAAAATATTGATTTTGTAGTCGATTATTTTGCTAAGGAAGAACCACGTCTGCGGGTCATGAAGCCTCAAGGAACTTATCTGGTTTGGCTGGACTTTTCAGCTTATGGACTGACAGATGATCAGCTCTTCCACTTGCTTCGAGAAGAGGCTAAGGTTGTCTTGAATCGGGGAAGTGATTTTGGCCAAGAAGGCAAAGGACATGCTCGTCTCAATACAGCTGCGCCGAAGACTATGATCAAAGAGATTTGTCGACGGATTGCGGAAGTTTTGGCAAAATAA
- a CDS encoding glutathione S-transferase family protein, with translation MKLWYSSTSPFARKVYATILHHHLEEQVDIQKVQVAFDKNSPHNQDNPLGRIPAFQASNGEWLYGSDLISQYLDELGQETPLFPNGIEKWRVLNILSVAEGILENTMPMVAEKIFHEKKHWWKDRHQQIEERNVRSLALLEKLATEQGLSLNIATIQIVALVDWWNLREEVIGFSLKENFPELQEWTQEMNATFDVLQASWDY, from the coding sequence ATGAAATTATGGTATTCTAGTACCAGTCCTTTTGCGCGTAAAGTCTATGCTACAATTTTACACCATCATTTAGAGGAGCAAGTGGATATTCAGAAAGTTCAGGTGGCTTTCGACAAAAATTCACCGCATAATCAAGATAATCCTTTGGGTAGAATTCCTGCTTTTCAAGCTTCCAATGGAGAATGGTTGTATGGTAGTGATTTAATTTCCCAATATTTAGACGAGCTAGGTCAGGAAACTCCGCTTTTTCCTAATGGAATAGAGAAGTGGCGCGTTTTGAACATACTGTCTGTTGCTGAAGGAATCTTGGAAAACACAATGCCGATGGTTGCGGAAAAAATTTTTCATGAAAAAAAGCATTGGTGGAAAGACAGACATCAGCAAATTGAAGAGAGAAATGTCCGGAGTTTGGCTTTATTAGAGAAACTGGCTACTGAGCAAGGACTTTCTTTAAATATTGCAACAATCCAAATAGTTGCTCTTGTAGATTGGTGGAATTTACGTGAAGAAGTCATTGGATTTTCTTTGAAAGAAAATTTTCCAGAATTGCAAGAATGGACACAGGAGATGAATGCTACTTTTGATGTCTTGCAGGCATCTTGGGATTATTAA
- the mgtA gene encoding magnesium-translocating P-type ATPase, with product MKTVKERLVAALQLSVQETLAFYKSSFRGLTEEQVEENRDLYGENVITKGQEDSIFKKIYESIINPFTVILLVIALVSLVTNVWLAKPGEEDPTTSIIIVVLVLISGGIRFIQELRSDRAASNLSRLIVNTATVIREGAEQELPIDELVVGDIIKLSAGDMIPADVLLLDSRDFFVQQSGLTGESDAVEKICLTKADGQNLDSLLETESLAFMGTNVISGRATALVLVVGDETMMGAIEQTLNTYDEPTSFEREMNSISWLLIRLMLVMVPVVFFINGLTDGDWLEAGVFALSVGVGLTPEMLPMIITASLAKGSIIMAQEKVVIKKLNAIQDLGAIDILCTDKTGTLTQDEIVLEYPLDIHGDLDLAVLRRAFLNSYYQTGLKNLMDRAIINRTEKEAEKHEIVRDLDQTFKKIDELPFDFERRRMSVIVKDDEDVISMVTKGALEEMLAISSYVEYKNRITELTEDIRQEILAEVAQLNEQGLRVLGVSYKSDLEEDYEYEVKDESDMILTGYLAFLDPPKSSAAPAIETLAEYGVSTKILTGDNDKVTQAVCEKVGLDVDNILLGVEVDALSNEELSQAVENTTVFAKLSPDQKARIILQLKANGHKVGYMGDGINDAPSMKVADVGISVDTAVDIAKETADVILLDKDLMVLEKGLVEGRKVYANMTKYIKMTVSSNFGNIFSLLFASIFLPFLPMAPVHLIVLNLVYDLSCIALPFDNVDSEFLKKPHIWSASSITRFMAWIGPISSVFDVLTYLVLYFIIVPMITGGSYQASTEQAATFITLFQTGWFIESMWTQTMVIYMLRSPKLPFVQSRPALSVIVTTMAAALFVTSLPYSLFASVLKTAPLNGTYFLCLFLIIVLYMVSVTLVKGLYIKRYKEWL from the coding sequence ATGAAAACAGTAAAAGAAAGATTAGTTGCTGCTTTGCAGCTTTCTGTACAAGAAACTCTGGCATTTTACAAGAGTTCCTTTCGCGGCCTGACAGAAGAGCAGGTTGAAGAAAATCGTGACCTCTATGGTGAAAATGTCATTACGAAGGGTCAGGAAGACTCTATTTTCAAGAAGATTTACGAGTCTATTATTAACCCCTTTACAGTCATCTTATTGGTGATTGCTCTGGTGTCCTTAGTGACAAATGTCTGGCTGGCCAAGCCTGGTGAGGAAGATCCGACAACTTCCATCATCATTGTTGTTTTGGTGCTGATTTCCGGCGGCATCCGTTTTATTCAGGAATTGCGGAGCGACCGCGCTGCTAGCAATCTATCTCGGCTGATTGTCAACACAGCTACGGTTATCCGTGAAGGAGCAGAGCAGGAACTTCCCATTGATGAGCTTGTTGTAGGAGATATCATCAAACTTAGTGCCGGAGACATGATTCCTGCAGATGTACTGTTGCTGGACTCGCGTGATTTCTTTGTTCAGCAGTCCGGCCTGACAGGAGAAAGTGATGCAGTAGAAAAGATCTGTTTGACCAAGGCAGATGGTCAAAATCTCGATAGCCTTTTAGAAACAGAGTCGCTGGCCTTTATGGGAACCAACGTTATTTCCGGGAGAGCTACAGCTCTGGTGCTGGTGGTTGGCGATGAGACCATGATGGGAGCCATTGAGCAGACGTTGAACACTTACGATGAGCCAACCTCTTTTGAGCGCGAGATGAATAGTATTTCCTGGCTCTTGATTCGTCTGATGCTGGTCATGGTGCCAGTTGTCTTCTTCATCAACGGTCTGACTGACGGTGACTGGCTGGAAGCAGGTGTCTTTGCCCTCAGCGTTGGAGTCGGCCTGACGCCAGAAATGCTGCCTATGATTATCACGGCGAGCTTGGCTAAAGGTTCCATTATTATGGCTCAGGAAAAGGTCGTGATTAAGAAGCTGAACGCTATTCAGGACCTAGGAGCTATTGATATCCTTTGTACGGATAAGACGGGCACACTGACCCAAGACGAGATTGTCTTGGAATACCCACTGGATATTCATGGTGATTTGGACTTGGCAGTGCTCCGTCGGGCCTTTCTCAATTCCTATTATCAAACAGGCCTTAAAAATCTCATGGATCGGGCTATTATCAATCGGACGGAGAAAGAAGCCGAAAAGCATGAGATTGTTCGTGACTTAGACCAAACCTTTAAGAAAATTGATGAACTGCCTTTTGACTTTGAACGCCGTCGCATGAGCGTTATCGTTAAGGATGATGAGGATGTCATCAGCATGGTGACCAAGGGAGCCTTGGAGGAAATGCTGGCTATCTCTAGCTATGTAGAATACAAAAATCGTATTACAGAACTGACTGAGGATATCCGTCAGGAAATCCTTGCTGAAGTGGCCCAACTCAACGAGCAAGGGCTGCGCGTGCTTGGTGTTAGCTACAAGTCAGACTTAGAAGAAGATTATGAGTATGAAGTGAAGGATGAGTCCGATATGATTTTGACGGGCTATCTGGCCTTTCTAGATCCACCTAAGTCATCTGCGGCTCCAGCTATTGAAACCTTGGCCGAATATGGTGTTTCCACTAAGATTTTGACGGGCGATAATGATAAGGTAACCCAAGCAGTCTGTGAAAAGGTTGGGTTAGATGTAGACAATATCTTGCTAGGTGTAGAGGTAGATGCTCTATCTAATGAGGAATTGAGTCAGGCAGTGGAGAACACGACAGTCTTTGCCAAGCTCTCCCCTGACCAAAAAGCTCGGATTATCCTTCAACTCAAAGCCAATGGACACAAGGTTGGCTACATGGGTGATGGTATCAATGATGCGCCTTCTATGAAGGTAGCAGATGTTGGTATTTCTGTTGATACAGCTGTCGATATTGCCAAGGAAACGGCAGATGTCATTTTGCTGGACAAGGATCTCATGGTTCTGGAGAAAGGGCTGGTAGAAGGTCGCAAGGTCTATGCCAACATGACCAAGTATATCAAGATGACGGTCAGTTCCAACTTTGGAAATATCTTTTCTCTTCTTTTTGCCAGCATTTTTCTGCCTTTTCTGCCTATGGCACCAGTTCATCTGATTGTCCTCAATCTAGTTTATGATTTGTCTTGTATCGCTCTGCCCTTTGATAATGTAGATAGTGAATTTCTCAAGAAGCCTCATATTTGGTCAGCTAGCTCTATTACCCGTTTTATGGCTTGGATCGGGCCTATCTCATCCGTTTTTGATGTTTTGACTTATCTGGTGCTTTACTTTATCATCGTGCCTATGATCACAGGAGGCAGCTATCAAGCTAGTACTGAACAGGCAGCGACCTTTATCACTCTTTTCCAAACAGGCTGGTTTATTGAGTCTATGTGGACCCAAACCATGGTCATCTACATGCTACGCTCGCCTAAACTGCCTTTTGTGCAAAGCCGTCCTGCTCTTTCCGTCATTGTGACGACCATGGCGGCAGCGCTCTTTGTCACTTCCTTGCCATATAGCCTCTTTGCGTCAGTTCTGAAGACTGCCCCGCTCAATGGCACCTATTTCCTTTGCCTTTTCTTGATTATTGTGCTTTATATGGTTAGCGTAACCCTTGTGAAAGGCCTTTATATCAAGCGTTACAAGGAATGGCTGTAA
- the zwf gene encoding glucose-6-phosphate dehydrogenase, protein MSSKVIITIFGASGDLAQRKLYPSLFRLYKSGNLSQHFAVIGTARRPWSKEYFESVVVESISDLADSAEQAQEFASHFYYQSHDVQDTEHYIELRKLQNKLNEQYQAENNKLFFLSMAPQFFGTIAKHLKSEQIVDGKGFERLIVEKPFGTDLATASKLNEDLLATFDEEQIFRIDHYLGKEMIQKIFAIRFANLLFENVWNRQYIDNVQITFAEKLGVEERGGYYDQSGALRDMVQNHTLQLLSLLAMDKPKSFTKDHIRAEKVKVFERLVQPSEEDLKRFFIRGQYKSGKINGRKYISYRSEPNVNPESTTETFASGAFFIDSDRFRDVPFFFRTGKRLTKKGTHVNIVFKQMDSIFGEPLKPNVLTIYIQPTEGISLSLNGKEVGELFNLAPISLDYRTDATASGASPDPYEKLIFDVLNNDSTNFSHWDEVKASWELIDRIEELWSQNQVPLHEYPVGSMGPEASFELLAQFGASWQWQPDKE, encoded by the coding sequence ATGTCTTCAAAAGTTATTATTACAATTTTCGGTGCCAGCGGAGACTTGGCTCAAAGAAAACTTTATCCTTCCCTCTTTCGACTTTATAAATCTGGCAATCTTTCGCAACATTTTGCCGTTATCGGAACCGCCCGCAGACCTTGGAGCAAGGAATATTTCGAGTCGGTCGTTGTCGAGTCAATCTCAGACCTAGCCGACAGTGCCGAGCAGGCTCAAGAGTTCGCCAGCCACTTTTATTATCAAAGCCATGATGTGCAAGATACCGAGCATTATATCGAATTGCGCAAGCTGCAAAACAAGCTCAACGAGCAATACCAGGCAGAAAATAATAAACTCTTCTTCCTTTCTATGGCGCCGCAATTTTTCGGGACTATTGCTAAGCATCTCAAGTCTGAGCAAATCGTTGATGGAAAAGGATTTGAACGCCTGATTGTCGAAAAACCTTTTGGGACAGATTTGGCAACTGCCAGCAAACTTAACGAAGATCTACTGGCAACCTTTGACGAAGAACAGATTTTCCGCATTGACCACTATCTAGGCAAGGAAATGATTCAAAAGATTTTTGCCATCCGCTTTGCTAATCTGCTTTTTGAAAATGTCTGGAACCGCCAATACATTGATAATGTACAGATTACCTTTGCTGAAAAGTTGGGAGTTGAAGAACGCGGTGGCTACTATGATCAATCCGGTGCCCTTCGTGATATGGTACAAAACCACACCCTACAACTCCTCTCACTACTGGCCATGGACAAACCAAAAAGCTTTACCAAAGACCATATCCGAGCAGAAAAGGTCAAGGTCTTTGAACGCCTCGTTCAGCCGAGCGAAGAAGATTTGAAACGCTTCTTCATTCGCGGCCAGTACAAGTCTGGCAAAATCAACGGTAGAAAATACATTTCTTACCGTAGCGAACCAAATGTCAACCCTGAATCTACGACCGAAACCTTTGCCTCTGGTGCTTTCTTCATTGATAGCGACCGCTTCCGTGACGTTCCTTTCTTCTTCCGAACAGGGAAACGCCTCACCAAAAAAGGCACCCATGTCAACATCGTTTTCAAACAAATGGACTCTATCTTTGGTGAGCCTCTCAAACCAAATGTCCTAACCATCTATATCCAGCCAACTGAGGGGATTTCACTCAGCCTCAATGGCAAGGAAGTGGGGGAACTCTTTAATCTAGCTCCCATCTCATTAGATTATCGGACAGATGCCACAGCTTCAGGAGCCTCTCCAGACCCTTATGAAAAACTAATTTTTGATGTCCTTAATAACGACTCAACTAATTTCAGCCATTGGGACGAAGTAAAAGCCAGCTGGGAGCTCATCGATCGCATCGAAGAACTCTGGAGCCAAAATCAAGTGCCACTCCATGAATATCCTGTCGGATCTATGGGACCAGAAGCCTCCTTCGAGTTACTCGCCCAATTTGGAGCAAGCTGGCAATGGCAACCTGATAAAGAATAA
- a CDS encoding MFS transporter, whose translation MNQEKVRKRDLLSILAVALITFAGILSETSMNVTFPHLSQVFGLSLGVLQWITTGYLLAAAITITLGATLSHNWTERHILFTSLSIFTLGNLLSMIAPDFTFLMLGRILQGGATGIAIPLMFNLIVERVPRQKIGFYMGLSGLVISIAPAIGPTYGGFMIGSFDWHMIYSFIMPVSILSFLLAYVNLENSAGKSKRPFDVLGFLSLATALSFSLMTISSLEGGDSVNWLYLAIFFLSFAFFIWRSLTVQDPFLDIRILKEPTIFFGILPFLIFQFSNLSSNFLIPNFLVLAKNVSTAQAGFSLLPGTMIGAFMSPFLGKLYDSKGPKLSLLGGNSLVFLVMIIFSFFTSWLNLPLILGFYILFTLGRNMAFNNTMALSASQVSREKAADVTALFQLAQTFAGALGTAIAAVLLNQAPDTTSGAHNVFSLLLLLAIGNFIFYYFLFRAIHQKKEA comes from the coding sequence ATGAATCAAGAAAAAGTAAGGAAACGAGATTTGCTTTCTATTCTAGCTGTAGCCTTAATCACCTTTGCTGGAATTCTTTCAGAGACTAGTATGAATGTGACCTTTCCCCACCTGAGTCAGGTCTTTGGCCTGAGCCTAGGGGTACTACAATGGATTACCACTGGCTATCTACTGGCTGCCGCTATTACCATAACTTTAGGCGCAACTCTGTCCCACAACTGGACGGAACGCCATATCCTCTTTACCTCGCTTTCCATCTTTACCCTTGGAAATCTGCTTTCTATGATTGCCCCAGACTTTACTTTCCTTATGCTTGGACGGATCCTTCAGGGGGGAGCGACTGGGATTGCCATTCCACTTATGTTTAATCTCATCGTGGAGCGGGTCCCTCGGCAGAAAATCGGCTTTTATATGGGGCTAAGCGGCTTAGTCATCAGCATAGCACCAGCCATCGGCCCGACCTACGGAGGCTTCATGATTGGTTCCTTCGACTGGCACATGATCTACAGCTTTATCATGCCAGTTTCCATTCTCTCTTTTTTACTGGCTTATGTTAATTTGGAAAATTCGGCAGGCAAGAGCAAGCGTCCCTTTGATGTGCTGGGCTTTCTCTCGCTCGCAACGGCTCTTTCCTTTTCACTGATGACCATCTCCAGTTTGGAAGGTGGTGATAGTGTCAATTGGCTTTATCTAGCCATTTTCTTCCTTTCCTTTGCCTTTTTTATCTGGCGGAGTCTGACTGTTCAAGATCCATTTCTGGACATCCGTATCTTGAAAGAACCAACGATTTTCTTTGGAATTCTTCCCTTTTTAATCTTCCAATTCTCCAACCTTTCCAGCAACTTTCTCATTCCCAACTTTCTCGTACTGGCCAAGAATGTCTCTACTGCCCAAGCTGGATTTTCCCTCCTTCCCGGAACTATGATCGGGGCTTTTATGTCGCCTTTTCTGGGGAAATTGTACGATAGCAAAGGCCCAAAACTATCTCTGCTAGGCGGCAATAGCCTAGTCTTTCTGGTCATGATTATCTTTAGCTTTTTTACAAGCTGGCTCAATCTGCCTTTAATCTTAGGATTTTATATCCTCTTTACTCTAGGGCGCAACATGGCCTTCAACAATACTATGGCTTTATCGGCCTCACAAGTCAGCAGAGAAAAGGCAGCGGATGTAACTGCCCTCTTTCAACTAGCACAAACCTTTGCTGGTGCCTTGGGAACAGCAATTGCGGCCGTCCTGCTCAATCAAGCCCCCGATACGACAAGCGGCGCCCACAATGTCTTCAGCCTACTGCTCCTTCTCGCAATAGGCAACTTTATTTTCTACTATTTCCTGTTTCGAGCGATTCATCAGAAGAAAGAAGCCTAA
- a CDS encoding TIGR03943 family putative permease subunit, with translation MIRFLILVGYFEITMYLQLTGKLNQYINLHYSYLAYLSMILSFVLAVVQLIIWMKKMEVHSHLSTRWAKLGSVLLLVIPLFVGIFFPTVTLDSTTVSAKGFHFPLAEGTSAAVQQDEGTTSQYLKPDTSTYFTKGAYEKEMRAAAKKYVKQDAIQVTTENYMEVMEVIYDYPDEFVGKTLEFTGFVYNDPSDQKSQFLFRFGIIHCIADSGVYGLLTTGNTQHFEDNTWIHAKGKLAMHYHKSLGQSLPTLEVESFDKVEKPDNPYVYRVF, from the coding sequence ATGATTCGATTTCTAATCTTAGTCGGCTACTTTGAGATTACTATGTATCTACAGCTGACGGGCAAGCTTAATCAATATATCAATCTCCACTATTCCTATTTGGCCTACTTGTCTATGATTCTGTCCTTTGTCTTGGCTGTCGTGCAGCTCATTATCTGGATGAAAAAGATGGAGGTCCACAGTCATTTAAGCACTCGCTGGGCCAAGCTAGGCAGCGTGCTGCTCCTTGTCATTCCGCTCTTTGTGGGAATTTTCTTTCCAACTGTAACCTTGGATTCGACCACAGTTTCGGCCAAAGGATTTCATTTCCCACTGGCTGAGGGAACTTCTGCAGCCGTCCAGCAGGACGAAGGCACAACCAGCCAATACTTGAAGCCGGACACCAGCACCTACTTTACCAAAGGGGCTTACGAAAAAGAAATGCGTGCTGCCGCCAAGAAATATGTCAAGCAAGATGCCATTCAGGTCACGACTGAGAACTACATGGAAGTCATGGAGGTCATCTATGATTATCCCGACGAGTTTGTAGGCAAAACGCTGGAGTTCACTGGCTTTGTCTACAACGACCCCAGCGACCAGAAGAGCCAATTTCTCTTTCGCTTCGGTATTATCCATTGTATCGCCGACTCAGGTGTCTATGGCCTCTTGACGACTGGAAATACCCAGCATTTCGAGGATAATACCTGGATTCATGCCAAGGGGAAACTTGCCATGCACTACCATAAAAGTCTGGGACAAAGCCTGCCAACTCTAGAAGTTGAAAGCTTTGATAAGGTAGAAAAACCGGACAATCCCTACGTCTATCGGGTCTTTTAG
- a CDS encoding permease → MSFFSNLPSSVLQAGAIFLSIIIEALPFVLIGSIISGFIEVYVTPDKVYRFLPKNKWARIFFGSLIGIVFPSCECGIVPIINRFLEKKVPSYTAVPFLVTAPVINPIVLFATYSAFGNSFRMALLRALGSMVVAILLGIFLGFFADSNIQKENRKAVHEHDFSHLRKGQKLFQVFVQAIDEFFDTGRYLVFGCLFASIVQVYVPTRILTSISSTPAVAILLLMLLSFLLSLCSEADAFIGSSLIASFGLSPVLAFLVIGPMLDVKNLLMMKNYFKTRFIWQFISLVTIVVFLYSWLVGVVL, encoded by the coding sequence ATGAGCTTCTTTTCTAACCTTCCTTCCAGCGTCTTACAGGCTGGTGCCATCTTTCTCTCCATTATCATTGAAGCCCTGCCTTTTGTCTTAATCGGAAGTATTATTTCTGGCTTTATCGAGGTGTATGTCACGCCAGACAAAGTTTATCGTTTCCTGCCCAAGAACAAATGGGCTCGGATTTTCTTTGGAAGCTTGATTGGCATAGTCTTTCCTTCCTGTGAGTGCGGAATCGTTCCCATTATAAACCGGTTTCTGGAAAAGAAAGTTCCCAGTTACACAGCTGTGCCATTTCTGGTTACAGCTCCAGTCATCAACCCCATCGTACTCTTTGCGACCTACTCAGCTTTTGGAAATTCCTTCCGAATGGCTCTGCTGCGTGCTTTAGGTTCTATGGTCGTGGCTATTCTTTTAGGGATTTTTCTGGGCTTCTTTGCAGACAGCAATATCCAAAAAGAAAATCGCAAGGCTGTTCATGAGCATGACTTTTCACATCTCCGCAAGGGACAAAAGCTTTTTCAAGTCTTTGTGCAGGCCATTGACGAATTTTTCGATACAGGTCGCTATCTGGTCTTTGGCTGTCTCTTCGCCAGCATCGTACAAGTCTATGTGCCAACTAGAATCCTGACCTCTATCAGCTCGACACCAGCTGTTGCTATTCTTCTGCTCATGCTGCTGTCCTTCTTGCTCTCACTGTGCAGCGAAGCCGATGCTTTCATCGGGAGTTCCTTAATCGCTAGCTTCGGCCTATCGCCAGTCTTAGCTTTCTTGGTCATTGGTCCTATGCTAGATGTCAAGAATCTGCTGATGATGAAAAACTACTTTAAGACACGCTTTATCTGGCAATTTATCAGTCTGGTTACCATCGTCGTCTTTCTTTACTCTTGGCTTGTGGGGGTAGTGCTATGA
- a CDS encoding SPJ_0845 family protein — translation MAVKFTKTDDLDKMFEEFATLPKLEKVEFPDDKKKKEAQDKAKKA, via the coding sequence ATGGCTGTGAAATTTACCAAAACAGATGATTTAGATAAGATGTTCGAGGAGTTTGCGACCCTGCCTAAGCTTGAAAAAGTAGAATTTCCAGATGACAAAAAGAAAAAAGAAGCGCAAGACAAGGCTAAAAAAGCATGA